A window of Methanooceanicella nereidis genomic DNA:
AAGTTCCAAGGACGTAAGGCTGCACCTGGAAGACCTTGCATCCGACGACAGGTTTGCGCTTATCGACAAGATCCCCCATGGTAACGGCAACGCTAATTCATACCGTATCAGGGATGGCTTCACCGGCCTGAAAAGGCTTCATAACTTCCTGAATAGATACGGCGCTGTGCCTGCATTGATGAAAACCCGGTACTTCCGTGACTATACGACCTCAAGGGACTTCATAGTCAAGGCAAGGGCCAACATCAGCCGGAACACGACGCTGGCGCTATACGATAGCATTATGGACGACAAAAAGTACGAAAAGCTCAAGTCGTTGCTGCGGGACATCTCCGAAGACGACAGGGCGATGCTGATCGCATGGATGGACAGGATCAGGTGTCATGACCGTGACGATATGGATTCGGGTGGCTTCCTGCTGGTACTCGACTCGATAAAGTCCGGAGACATCGACAGGCTTGGCGACATCATGAACGATTTCGTGCAATTGAGCGGTGTGATGGATACAGGAGCTGCCCGGGATAAATTCAGCAGGCTGATGTTTGAGCTGGCTATCCCCGAAAGCCAGAGAGAAAAGTTTTCGGCCATTTTACGCCTTTCACCGGGCGCTTTTGACTACATGCTGAACTCTACGTCTAGCAACCCGCTATTCCCGCCGAACCCGTTCCCGGCATACGTCACCAGCATGATCATCTCACGCATGTTTCGCGGGCAAAAAGCGCTGTTCGACGAAAGTATGGGCAGGTGGGCGGATTATGTGTCGACGATCCCAAAATTATCCGGCGAGCCCCCGATATTGCTTATAACAAGGTCGCTATTCGTGGCCGACATGGTCCGCGGCGACCTGGCGGTGAAGGAAGTACCCGATGAGACGCTAAGGCTGATCTTCTCCGATACATGAAAAGGTGATGGGATAATTATTAGTTCATACTGGTGACACACTTTTTCACCGTAACAATTATCAAACTAAAGCGTAATTATGACTAAAAGAATTTAACAGGTGTAAATCATGGCAGTTCAGAAAGGAGATTACATTAAGCTTTCATTCACCGGTAAGCTACAGAATGGCACCATATTTGACACCACGGATGCGAACGTGGCAAAGGAATACGGCCTGTATAATGAAAACGCGAAATATGGGCCTCAGACCGTTATCGTCGGAAAGGGCTTCATAGTACCGGGATTAGATGAGGATTTGATCGGACAGGAAATCGGAAAGAAGACCGAGGTGACATTACCGCCCGAGAAGGGATTCGGTATCAAGCGCCTTGAGCTCATCGAGACAGTGCCCGTAAAGAAATTCAAGGAGCCTGTAAGGCCGGGAATGAGAGTCACGATGGGCCAGCAGACCGGCATGGTCGAAAGCGTAGCAGGCGGCAGGGCAAGGATAAACTTCAACTCACCCCTGGCAGGCGAGACGCTTACCTACCAGTACGAGGTAGACTCCATCATCGAAGGCAAAGAGGAAAGGATAGCAGCGACCCTTGAGATGTACACGGGCCGCGACATCGAGTACAGCATAGACGGCGACAGAGTCATCATTGAGGTTCCGAAAGAGTTCACTTTCAACCAGAGATGGGGATTCGCCAAGAGCGCCATAGCCGCACAGATAATGGAACTTGAGAACGTCAACGCAGTCATATTCCAGGAAACTTACAAAAAGGAAGAAGCAGCC
This region includes:
- a CDS encoding peptidylprolyl isomerase: MAVQKGDYIKLSFTGKLQNGTIFDTTDANVAKEYGLYNENAKYGPQTVIVGKGFIVPGLDEDLIGQEIGKKTEVTLPPEKGFGIKRLELIETVPVKKFKEPVRPGMRVTMGQQTGMVESVAGGRARINFNSPLAGETLTYQYEVDSIIEGKEERIAATLEMYTGRDIEYSIDGDRVIIEVPKEFTFNQRWGFAKSAIAAQIMELENVNAVIFQETYKKEEAAPEAEVAAEEQSE